The DNA sequence GGTCTCGCCCATGCCGAAGCCGATTTCCAGGATGGTCGGCGCCTGCCGGCCAAAGGTCGCGGCCAGATCCAGCGGCGCCTTTTCATACGGCACCAGAAAGCGCGGCCCCAGCTCCTCCAGCGCCCGGCCTTGGGCCACCGACACGCGCCCGGCGCGGGTAACGAAACTACGGATACGGCGCTCGCTGGGATCGTAGAACAGCGGTTTGCCGGCTTTGTTTTCAGACATGATGACTCGAAGCAGTATGGGGTGCGGCCCGCACAGGTGCTCCAGGCAAGGCTGGGCGTAAAGGGCCGCGAGGCAGTGATCTGGAGCGGGTGAAGGGGATCGAACCCTCGTCTTAAGCTTGGGAAGCTTCTGCTCTACCATTGAGCTACACCCGCGAGAGCCGCTATTTTACGCGGGATTGTACTGCGCGGGCAAACCAGGGTCTGTCGAATCGGCTCACTGATCTTGGGCAAATTCCGTTTTCCAGCTTATTTATCCTGTTCCTTAGCCTCCCGCGCCTTCCTCTCCTTCGCATATTTTTCTGACATCTTGCGCCATTGATTCAATTGCCGGAAGTACGTCCTTTTGACGCTCACCTCCGATAGCGGTCGGATGGCATGGATTGGACTGACGGGGGGAACGCGACGTTCGCTCATGATGGCTGGCTCCTGCTGGACTGGGTTTGCTCGCGGTGCTTATCTTACCCTCAGGAGTGTCCGGTGTGTCTCTCTTCAAGGCCGGCCATTGGCCGTCCCCAACATCACTTTAACGAACCTGGTGCGCGTGTCCACACTCAGTTTGGCGTAGATATTCTGGATATGGGTACGCACCGTATTGGCGCTGATGCCGAGGAAATCGGCCACCTCTTTCGCCGATTCGTGCTCCACCAGGGACGCGGCTACACGTGCCTCCATGGGTGTCATGCCATACACCGCCTGCAAGGTGTCCAGATCGATGCGCACACGCGCGGCTCCATCTGAAATGAAAATGATCGCAGCAAACATGCTGTCCTCGCCGCCGAACTCGTTGTGCATCCCCAGCGCAGAAAACTGCAGGACATAGTTTTCCGTGGAAGACAGATGCGGTACCGCCAGGGATTTCGAGAAGTGGCGAATCTCCAATGGGGAAGCATTCAAGGTGGAGTCGATGGCAATCTTGATCGCTTTATTCACTGCCGATGTTTCCCCCATGAGTTCGTAGGTTTCCACTGCGCGATTGAAGCGTCGCAGGCGCAGGCCATCGCCCAGCGTCAGCATGTTCTTGGCCGCTCCGTTGGCAAAGCCGACCCGACCCTGATGGTCCAGCAGAAGCACCGCGGAGGGCAGCCGGTCAAGCGCTTCCAGGCTGGTGGCCAGGGTGAGTTCGCTGCACCGCAGACGCTGCATCACGCCCAGCGCACGCGATAGATGTGGCAGCAGCAGGCCTAGCCGCGTACGGGCAATCTGGTCGAAGTCAGGATGATGCATCCCCCGAAAGAACGAGCAGACCGTGGGGAGCGAGGTTGACGACTCTTTGCCGAATACAATGCCGGCCAATACCTGCGCCATATTCTGATTGCGCGAGAGACATTGCTTATAGAAATCAGATTCGAGCAACCGGCTGCGCTCCACCAGTTCATCTCCGATCAGGACATTGCCGGTGGAATATAAATTGCGCTCTTGCATCGCCATCTTCCAGACATCGACGTCATAGTATTTCTGGATGTATTGATCCACGTGCTCCTGATCGATGCCATGCAGAAAGAAGTAACCGCCATCCTGCGGCGTATGGTGGGTGGAATACAGGATGCAGCTGGGGGCATCCAGATAGTGCGCAACGGCGGGGAGTATCCTTCTGCTCCAGTCTCCGGGAGCAGTGGCGCCTTCATAGATCAGATCGACAAGCTCGCTAAATCGCGTGAGTTCCTGGGTCGGAAGGTCCACAAGATTCCCCTATGTTTTTTATTTTGTCTTGCGCCAACGGCGCAGCTCGAACGACATCGAATTATCGCAGCATGAAATATGCAAAGTAACTCCATTAACGTAATTTTTTCGTGACTATTTTTCTGGGGAAACAGCGTGTAAAAACGACCTCATCCGTTTTGATGATGTCGGCTTTGGCGTGGCCCGCTAGGATGCAGAACAATGCCATGTGTATCTTCAAGAGCCGCAGGCTGAGTTTGCGTCACGATGAAAATCGGACGCTGTGTATCTCCCAGTTCACTTCACGACATCGAGGCCAAAATGAAAAGCACGAGGGGGTTGTTGCTGATGGTTCTTTCTGGAATGTTGAGTGCGTGTGATTCCCTACCGCGTAAGGACCCGGCGGGAATTCAAGTGTCCTTTGAGCAATTGGGGGTGGAAAGTGCCACACGCAGCACGACGCAGGGACTGGACGTGCGCACCGCATTCTCTGTCACGGGCTTGAATTTGCCGACGGTAGTGGGGCAAAACGTCATGTCGCCGGGGCAAGATCAACCGGACTTGATGGCCATACCGATTGCAGGCATGTGTTCCAAGATCGTGGTGACTTCCTATGAAACGGAAGCGACGATGGCCGATGTCGCTAACATCAAGAATCAACTGGATGCGATTCAGCAGCAGGCAATCAAGGTACTCAGCCTGCAAATGCGCAAGCAATTTGCGGAGATGGGTGTCGGTCTGTCTCAAAGTGGGGGTTCCAAGGAGCAACTCGATACGCTCACCAAGGTACTTGGCGTGGCAGGGAAATCCGCGACAGATTTCCAGGCGGCGCAACAGGAGATCAGTAGTGCTCTGGATAACGAAAACAGAGCCCTGCAAGCCACCTTGTCGAATGTCAAGACAGCGGCGTCCAAATCAGGCGTGATGGTGGCACGCTGGAGCAGCGGCAAGCAGGACGATACCAAGCTTGCGATCGGCTCTCTGGTGGGGGCAGAGAAAAGTAGCAGCAAGGCGACCACGGGTTACGTGGTGCTCGCCGGCATTCGAGATGCGTCATTACAGATCGGTATGGATTTCATTACGCGGCTGGCAGTGGAGTATACGGACGCGTCCGGACAGATGGATGTAGAAAATATTTTCGACTCACCCTACATCGAAACCTTCTCCCGTTCAGTCAAGTACATTGCCTATAGTGAGCAACTGGATGCTTCTGCCGCATTCAGCATGGCTCTGAAAGTCACTCCCCAGGACATCGAATCTCTCCTCGGGAGTGGCGGCTACAAGCTTTTGCTGATGCAGCAGCAATTCACGCTGGATGCCATCAATGCGGCTGTATTGTCGGTGTCCAATCAGGGCATGTTTTCGAAAGCGAAAACGGAAGCCTATCCCTATATGTTCTGGCCTCGACCTGCGCGTGCCAAGGCGCAGGATCTGGAGCGCATCCGACGTAATGGGACCGATGGTGTGGGATGGAAAGACATCTATTCCAATCGGGCTACGCTGATGTCTCTGAAAAGCCGTTTTGATCGATATGGAAAAACGGTGGTGAGCAATGCAAAAGCAATTAACGACTGCTCCTATTGGGTTCCCAAGTCTGGAGCCTATGAAACCCGAACGCCGACCGATTTGGGTAATGAATTCTGTGTGCCGACTGACGAGTCAGTCAGCAATCCAAAGTGGAGGTCGTGGGTGCCAACAAAACGATGCCTGGACTTTTCCACAGATATGTTGAGCGAAACGAAG is a window from the Herbaspirillum rubrisubalbicans genome containing:
- a CDS encoding LuxR C-terminal-related transcriptional regulator is translated as MDLPTQELTRFSELVDLIYEGATAPGDWSRRILPAVAHYLDAPSCILYSTHHTPQDGGYFFLHGIDQEHVDQYIQKYYDVDVWKMAMQERNLYSTGNVLIGDELVERSRLLESDFYKQCLSRNQNMAQVLAGIVFGKESSTSLPTVCSFFRGMHHPDFDQIARTRLGLLLPHLSRALGVMQRLRCSELTLATSLEALDRLPSAVLLLDHQGRVGFANGAAKNMLTLGDGLRLRRFNRAVETYELMGETSAVNKAIKIAIDSTLNASPLEIRHFSKSLAVPHLSSTENYVLQFSALGMHNEFGGEDSMFAAIIFISDGAARVRIDLDTLQAVYGMTPMEARVAASLVEHESAKEVADFLGISANTVRTHIQNIYAKLSVDTRTRFVKVMLGTANGRP